A single genomic interval of Antechinus flavipes isolate AdamAnt ecotype Samford, QLD, Australia chromosome 1, AdamAnt_v2, whole genome shotgun sequence harbors:
- the CAMSAP3 gene encoding calmodulin-regulated spectrin-associated protein 3 isoform X1, producing MVEAAPAGPGPLRKTFLVPEIKPLDQYDFPRAKTAASLAWVLRAAFGGAEHVPSELWEPFYTDQYAQEHVKPPVTRLLLSAELYCRAWRLALPKLEAPPGPAALLTLLARRGLTPTLPDRPVREADLRHQPILMGAHLAVIDALMTAFASEWTASLPVPAAPGSWEHKLLLWVDSTMRRLQELTEREAAQRTPVPPADSAAQPSCPTRWYWKLVPHAVAFCLKESGSKPPVIRYRKDRAVARRAPCFPVVSGLQDLASGAALAAIIHCYCPQLLRLEDVCLKDTMSVADSLYNLQLVQDFCAARLPGGCPLALEDLLYVPPLLKTNVAVLLAELFLCFEVLKPDFVRPKELPDGRGSSPGVSEASTPPSGNGASSPVFNFRHPLLSPGGPQSPLRRSSGSLQSSPSMTHIEAFGKAWNRQLSRPLSQAVSFSTPFGLDSDVDVVMGDPVLLRSASSDSLGPPRVSASQPPPEPAPEPGDLPTIEEALQIIHSAEPRLLPDGAADGGFYLHSPEGPSKPTLSSSYPSETSKPPAYYPHPEGGSKASKPPLASSYPPGEASKPVPPEGSPATPTHSEVRMTSFAERKKQLVKPEGRAGEEAGAGGPPEAPPEALSSEMSELGARLEEKRRAIEAQKRRIEAIFAKHRQRLGKSAFLQVQRREAGSENDGDGVDADGGSGTPAAEGTPGSGPGERPAGEGRGEPSERPKTVTFSPEVGAGRLSEEGLGDYNRAVSKLSAALSSLQRDMQRLTDQQQRLLREPEHPGPGPPAAAWIIPGPAGPRAPSPAPARRAPPPRSPQPPPRRASVPAPTPAPRSPKHARPAELRLAPLTRVLTPPHDVDTLPHLRKFSPSQVPVQTRSSILFDEDQPGPGPSKPEPEPGPKPGEAPAEPLAGAATPSGRPGLIEIPLGSLDSDGDGSPPGGEDSLEEAVNGEPRTGVGFFYKDEEKPEDEMAQKRASLLERQQRRADEARRRKQWLEVEKEQKKEEAARLAQEERARVGAGASLEEEGPSRRGDFTRQEYERRAQLKLMDDLEKVLRPRGMGGGPGRGGARRPPRPRSGCCDDSALGRSPRGLLGSRLSKVYSQSTLSLSTVANDSSNNLGVKRPTSRAPSPSGLMSPSRLLGNRDRDWENGSTASSPASVPEYTGPKLYKEPSAKSNKYIIHNALAHCCLAGKVNESHKNRILEEIEKSKANHFLILFRDSSCQFRALYTFSGETEEMSRLAGYGPRTITKSMVEGIYKYNSDRKRFTQIPAKTMSMSVDAITIQGHFWQTKKPSTPKKPSTPK from the exons ATGGTGGAGGCGGCGCCCGCCGGCCCCGGGCCGCTGCGGAAAACCTTTCTAGTGCCCGAGATCAAGCCACTGGATCAGTACGACTTCCCGCGGGCCAAGACTGCCGCCAGCCTGGCCTGGGTGCTGCGGGCCGCCTTCGGGGGCGCAG AGCACGTGCCTTCGGAGCTGTGGGAGCCGTTCTACACGGACCAGTACGCCCAGGAGCACGTGAAGCCTCCGGTGACGCGGCTGCTTCTCTCGGCCGAGCTGTATTGCCGGGCCTGGCGGCTGGCACTGCCCAAGCTGGAGGCCCCGCCCGGTCCCGCCGCCCTCTTGACGCTGCTGGCCCGGCGGGGTCTGACCCCGACCCTGCCCGATCGGCCCGTGCGGGAGGCCGACCTGCGGCATCAGCCCATTCTGATG GGTGCCCACTTGGCTGTGATCGATGCCCTCATGACGGCCTTCGCCTCAGAGTGGACCGCCTCCCTGCCCGTCCCTGCGGCTCCGGGCAGCTGGGAGCACAAGCTCCTTCTCTGGGTGGACTCG ACCATGCGGCGACTACAGGAGCTGACCGAGCGGGAGGCGGCCCAGAGAACCCCTGTGCCCCCAGCGGACAGCGCTGCCCAGCCCTCG TGCCCCACCCGCTGGTACTGGAAGCTCGTTCCC CACGCCGTTGCCTTCTGTTTGAAGGAGTCAGGGAGCAAACCCCCTGTG ATCCGGTACCGAAAGGACCGGGCCGTGGCCCGCAGGGCCCCCTGTTTCCCCGTGGTGTCGGGTCTCCAGGACTTGGCCAGCGGAGCCGCCCTAGCTGCCATCATCCACTGCTACTGCCCCCAGCTGCTGAGGCTTGAGG ATGTGTGCCTGAAGGACACCATGTCTGTGGCCGACAGTCTGTACAATTTGCAGCTAGTCCAGGACTTCTGTGCTGCCCGCTTGCCGGGGGGCTGCCCCCTGGCTCTGGAGGACTTGCTGTATGTGCCGCCCCTCCTCAAG ACTAACGTGGCCGTGCTGCTAGCTGAGCTGTTCCTGTGCTTTGAGGTGCTGAAGCCAGACTTTGTGAGGCCCAAGGAGCTGCCGGATGGGCGAG gttcctctCCTGGGGTCAGCGAAGCCTCTACTCCACCGAGCGGCAACGGAGCCAG CTCCCCTGTTTTCAATTTCCGGCACCCACTTCTGTCTCCAGGGGGGCCACAGTCCCCTCTCCGTAGGTCATCAG GTTCCTTACAGTCCTCTCCCTCCATGACCCACATAGAAGCTTTTGGGAAGGCATGGAACCGGCAACTCAG CCGCCCCCTGTCCCAGGCTGTATCCTTCAGCACTCCCTTTGGCCTGGACAGCGACGTGGACGTGGTCATGGGGGACCCAGTGCTGTTACGCTCTGCCAGTTCCGACAGCCTGGGCCCCCCAAGGGTTTCAGCGTCGCAGCCTCCCCCAGAGCCAGCCCCGGAGCCTGGGGACCTCCCCACCATAGAAGAAGCCCTGCAGATCATCCATAGTGCTGAGCCCCGCCTGCTCCCGGATGGGGCTGCTGATGGCGGCTTCTATCTCCATTCCCCCGAGGGACCCTCCAAACCCACTCTGTCTTCATCGTACCCCTCCGAGACCTCAAAGCCTCCTGCTTACTACCCTCACCCGGAGGGGGGCTCGAAGGCCTCCAAGCCGCCCTTGGCTTCATCCTACCCGCCTGGAGAGGCCTCTAAGCCCGTCCCGCCCGAGGGCTCCCCAGCAACTCCCACCCACTCCGAAGTGCGCATGACCAGCTTTGCTGAGAGGAAGAAGCAGCTGGTGAAGCCGGAGGGCCGGGCCGGGGAGGAGGCTGGGGCGGGGGGCCCTCCCGAGGCCCCTCCCGAGGCCCTGAGCTCAGAGATGAGCGAGCTGGGCGCGAGGCTGGAGGAGAAACGGCGCGCCATCGAGGCTCAGAAACGGCGCATCGAGGCCATCTTTGCCAAGCACCGGCAGCGGCTGGGCAAGAGCGCCTTCCTGCAGGTGCAGCGGCGAGAGGCCGGCAGCGAGAACGACGGCGATGGCGTGGATGCGGACGGTGGCTCTGGCACGCCGGCGGCCGAAGGGACCCCGGGCTCCGGCCCCGGGGAGAGGCCAGCCGGGGAGGGCCGAGGAGAGCCCTCCGAAAGGCCCAAGACGGTGACCTTTTCTCCGGAGGTGGGAGCCGGCCGGCTTTCGGAGGAGGGCCTGGGGGACTATAACCGGGCGGTCAGCAAGCTGAGCGCGGCCCTGAGCTCTTTGCAGCGGGACATGCAGCGGCTCACGGACCAACAGCAGCGGCTCCTGCGGGAGCCCGAGCACCCCGGGCCGGGGCCCCCCGCCGCTGCCTGGATCATCCCCGGCCCTGCCGGGCCGCGGGCTCCCTCCCCAGCCCCTGCCCGCCGCGCCCCACCCCCCCGATCGCCCCAGCCTCCCCCGCGCCGAGCCTCGGTCCCCGCTCCCACCCCGGCTCCCCGGAGCCCCAAACACGCCCGGCCCGCAGAGCTTCGGCTGGCCCCCTTGACTCGGGTACTGACCCCCCCGCACGATGTGGACACGCTCCCCCACCTGCGCAAGTTCTCCCCGTCCCAGGTCCCCGTCCAGACCCGTTCGTCTATCCTCTTTGACGAGGATCAGCCTGGCCCTGGCCCCTCGAAGCCGGAGCCTGAGCCCGGACCCAAGCCGGGAGAGGCACCTGCGGAGCCCCTGGCAGGGGCCGCCACCCCCTCCGGCCGGCCCGGCCTCATCGAGATCCCCCTGGGGAGCCTGGACAGTGACGGAGACGGGAGCCCCCCCGGAGGGGAAGACTCTCTGGAGGAGGCCGTGAACGGCGAGCCCCGGACTGGAGTGGGTTTCTTCTACAAG GACGAAGAGAAGCCAGAAGATGAGATGGCCCAGAAGCGGGCCAGCCTGCTGGAGCGGCAGCAGCGGCGGGCAGATGAGGCGCGGAGGCGGAAGCAGTGGCTCGAGGTGGAGAAGGAGCAGAAAAAGGAGGAGGCGGCGAG GTTGGCCCAGGAAGAGAGGGCCCGAGTTGGAGCCGGGGCCAGCCTGGAAGAGGAGGGCCCATCCCGGAGAGGGGACTTTACACGACAAGAATATGAGAGACGGGCACAACTCAAGTTGATGGATGACCTGGAAAAAGTACTACGACCTCGAGGGATGGGGGGTGGGCCTGGAAGAGGGGGTGCCCGTCGGCCCCCTCGACCTCGATCCGGCTGCTGTGATGATTCGGCCCTGGGCCGCAGTCCCCGAGGTCTCTTGG GATCCCGACTTAGTAAAGTGTACTCTCAGTCCACCCTGTCCCTTTCCACTGTGGCCAACGATTCTTCCAACAACCTTGGGGTAAAAAGGCCCACATCCAG GGCTCCTTCTCCATCGGGCCTCATGTCCCCCAGTCGCCTGTTGGGTAACCGTGATCGGGATTGGGAAAATGGGAGTACTGCTTCATCACCAGCCTCTGTCCCAGAATACACAG GTCCCAAGCTGTACAAGGAGCCCAGTGCCAAGTCCAACAAGTACATCATCCACAACGCGTTGGCCCACTGCTGCCTGGCTGGCAAGGTCAACGAATCTCACAAGAACCGTATCCTGGAG GAAATCGAGAAGAGCAAAGCCAACCATTTCCTGATCCTCTTCCGGGACTCGAGCTGCCAGTTCCGAGCACTGTACACCTTCTCTGGGGAGACGGAGGAGATGTCCCGGCTGGCCGGCTACGGCCCCCGCACCATCACCAAGTCCATGGTCGAGGGGATCTACAAGTACAACTCGGACCGGAAACGTTTCACGCAGATTCCCGCCAAGACCATGTCCATGAGCGTGGATGCCATCACCATCCAGGGCCACTTCTGGCAGACCAAGAAGCCCAGTACCCCAAAGAAGCCCAGCACCCCTAAATAG
- the CAMSAP3 gene encoding calmodulin-regulated spectrin-associated protein 3 isoform X4 encodes MVEAAPAGPGPLRKTFLVPEIKPLDQYDFPRAKTAASLAWVLRAAFGGAEHVPSELWEPFYTDQYAQEHVKPPVTRLLLSAELYCRAWRLALPKLEAPPGPAALLTLLARRGLTPTLPDRPVREADLRHQPILMGAHLAVIDALMTAFASEWTASLPVPAAPGSWEHKLLLWVDSTMRRLQELTEREAAQRTPVPPADSAAQPSIRYRKDRAVARRAPCFPVVSGLQDLASGAALAAIIHCYCPQLLRLEDVCLKDTMSVADSLYNLQLVQDFCAARLPGGCPLALEDLLYVPPLLKTNVAVLLAELFLCFEVLKPDFVRPKELPDGRGSSPGVSEASTPPSGNGASSPVFNFRHPLLSPGGPQSPLRRSSGSLQSSPSMTHIEAFGKAWNRQLSRPLSQAVSFSTPFGLDSDVDVVMGDPVLLRSASSDSLGPPRVSASQPPPEPAPEPGDLPTIEEALQIIHSAEPRLLPDGAADGGFYLHSPEGPSKPTLSSSYPSETSKPPAYYPHPEGGSKASKPPLASSYPPGEASKPVPPEGSPATPTHSEVRMTSFAERKKQLVKPEGRAGEEAGAGGPPEAPPEALSSEMSELGARLEEKRRAIEAQKRRIEAIFAKHRQRLGKSAFLQVQRREAGSENDGDGVDADGGSGTPAAEGTPGSGPGERPAGEGRGEPSERPKTVTFSPEVGAGRLSEEGLGDYNRAVSKLSAALSSLQRDMQRLTDQQQRLLREPEHPGPGPPAAAWIIPGPAGPRAPSPAPARRAPPPRSPQPPPRRASVPAPTPAPRSPKHARPAELRLAPLTRVLTPPHDVDTLPHLRKFSPSQVPVQTRSSILFDEDQPGPGPSKPEPEPGPKPGEAPAEPLAGAATPSGRPGLIEIPLGSLDSDGDGSPPGGEDSLEEAVNGEPRTGVGFFYKDEEKPEDEMAQKRASLLERQQRRADEARRRKQWLEVEKEQKKEEAARLAQEERARVGAGASLEEEGPSRRGDFTRQEYERRAQLKLMDDLEKVLRPRGMGGGPGRGGARRPPRPRSGCCDDSALGRSPRGLLGSRLSKVYSQSTLSLSTVANDSSNNLGVKRPTSRAPSPSGLMSPSRLLGNRDRDWENGSTASSPASVPEYTGPKLYKEPSAKSNKYIIHNALAHCCLAGKVNESHKNRILEEIEKSKANHFLILFRDSSCQFRALYTFSGETEEMSRLAGYGPRTITKSMVEGIYKYNSDRKRFTQIPAKTMSMSVDAITIQGHFWQTKKPSTPKKPSTPK; translated from the exons ATGGTGGAGGCGGCGCCCGCCGGCCCCGGGCCGCTGCGGAAAACCTTTCTAGTGCCCGAGATCAAGCCACTGGATCAGTACGACTTCCCGCGGGCCAAGACTGCCGCCAGCCTGGCCTGGGTGCTGCGGGCCGCCTTCGGGGGCGCAG AGCACGTGCCTTCGGAGCTGTGGGAGCCGTTCTACACGGACCAGTACGCCCAGGAGCACGTGAAGCCTCCGGTGACGCGGCTGCTTCTCTCGGCCGAGCTGTATTGCCGGGCCTGGCGGCTGGCACTGCCCAAGCTGGAGGCCCCGCCCGGTCCCGCCGCCCTCTTGACGCTGCTGGCCCGGCGGGGTCTGACCCCGACCCTGCCCGATCGGCCCGTGCGGGAGGCCGACCTGCGGCATCAGCCCATTCTGATG GGTGCCCACTTGGCTGTGATCGATGCCCTCATGACGGCCTTCGCCTCAGAGTGGACCGCCTCCCTGCCCGTCCCTGCGGCTCCGGGCAGCTGGGAGCACAAGCTCCTTCTCTGGGTGGACTCG ACCATGCGGCGACTACAGGAGCTGACCGAGCGGGAGGCGGCCCAGAGAACCCCTGTGCCCCCAGCGGACAGCGCTGCCCAGCCCTCG ATCCGGTACCGAAAGGACCGGGCCGTGGCCCGCAGGGCCCCCTGTTTCCCCGTGGTGTCGGGTCTCCAGGACTTGGCCAGCGGAGCCGCCCTAGCTGCCATCATCCACTGCTACTGCCCCCAGCTGCTGAGGCTTGAGG ATGTGTGCCTGAAGGACACCATGTCTGTGGCCGACAGTCTGTACAATTTGCAGCTAGTCCAGGACTTCTGTGCTGCCCGCTTGCCGGGGGGCTGCCCCCTGGCTCTGGAGGACTTGCTGTATGTGCCGCCCCTCCTCAAG ACTAACGTGGCCGTGCTGCTAGCTGAGCTGTTCCTGTGCTTTGAGGTGCTGAAGCCAGACTTTGTGAGGCCCAAGGAGCTGCCGGATGGGCGAG gttcctctCCTGGGGTCAGCGAAGCCTCTACTCCACCGAGCGGCAACGGAGCCAG CTCCCCTGTTTTCAATTTCCGGCACCCACTTCTGTCTCCAGGGGGGCCACAGTCCCCTCTCCGTAGGTCATCAG GTTCCTTACAGTCCTCTCCCTCCATGACCCACATAGAAGCTTTTGGGAAGGCATGGAACCGGCAACTCAG CCGCCCCCTGTCCCAGGCTGTATCCTTCAGCACTCCCTTTGGCCTGGACAGCGACGTGGACGTGGTCATGGGGGACCCAGTGCTGTTACGCTCTGCCAGTTCCGACAGCCTGGGCCCCCCAAGGGTTTCAGCGTCGCAGCCTCCCCCAGAGCCAGCCCCGGAGCCTGGGGACCTCCCCACCATAGAAGAAGCCCTGCAGATCATCCATAGTGCTGAGCCCCGCCTGCTCCCGGATGGGGCTGCTGATGGCGGCTTCTATCTCCATTCCCCCGAGGGACCCTCCAAACCCACTCTGTCTTCATCGTACCCCTCCGAGACCTCAAAGCCTCCTGCTTACTACCCTCACCCGGAGGGGGGCTCGAAGGCCTCCAAGCCGCCCTTGGCTTCATCCTACCCGCCTGGAGAGGCCTCTAAGCCCGTCCCGCCCGAGGGCTCCCCAGCAACTCCCACCCACTCCGAAGTGCGCATGACCAGCTTTGCTGAGAGGAAGAAGCAGCTGGTGAAGCCGGAGGGCCGGGCCGGGGAGGAGGCTGGGGCGGGGGGCCCTCCCGAGGCCCCTCCCGAGGCCCTGAGCTCAGAGATGAGCGAGCTGGGCGCGAGGCTGGAGGAGAAACGGCGCGCCATCGAGGCTCAGAAACGGCGCATCGAGGCCATCTTTGCCAAGCACCGGCAGCGGCTGGGCAAGAGCGCCTTCCTGCAGGTGCAGCGGCGAGAGGCCGGCAGCGAGAACGACGGCGATGGCGTGGATGCGGACGGTGGCTCTGGCACGCCGGCGGCCGAAGGGACCCCGGGCTCCGGCCCCGGGGAGAGGCCAGCCGGGGAGGGCCGAGGAGAGCCCTCCGAAAGGCCCAAGACGGTGACCTTTTCTCCGGAGGTGGGAGCCGGCCGGCTTTCGGAGGAGGGCCTGGGGGACTATAACCGGGCGGTCAGCAAGCTGAGCGCGGCCCTGAGCTCTTTGCAGCGGGACATGCAGCGGCTCACGGACCAACAGCAGCGGCTCCTGCGGGAGCCCGAGCACCCCGGGCCGGGGCCCCCCGCCGCTGCCTGGATCATCCCCGGCCCTGCCGGGCCGCGGGCTCCCTCCCCAGCCCCTGCCCGCCGCGCCCCACCCCCCCGATCGCCCCAGCCTCCCCCGCGCCGAGCCTCGGTCCCCGCTCCCACCCCGGCTCCCCGGAGCCCCAAACACGCCCGGCCCGCAGAGCTTCGGCTGGCCCCCTTGACTCGGGTACTGACCCCCCCGCACGATGTGGACACGCTCCCCCACCTGCGCAAGTTCTCCCCGTCCCAGGTCCCCGTCCAGACCCGTTCGTCTATCCTCTTTGACGAGGATCAGCCTGGCCCTGGCCCCTCGAAGCCGGAGCCTGAGCCCGGACCCAAGCCGGGAGAGGCACCTGCGGAGCCCCTGGCAGGGGCCGCCACCCCCTCCGGCCGGCCCGGCCTCATCGAGATCCCCCTGGGGAGCCTGGACAGTGACGGAGACGGGAGCCCCCCCGGAGGGGAAGACTCTCTGGAGGAGGCCGTGAACGGCGAGCCCCGGACTGGAGTGGGTTTCTTCTACAAG GACGAAGAGAAGCCAGAAGATGAGATGGCCCAGAAGCGGGCCAGCCTGCTGGAGCGGCAGCAGCGGCGGGCAGATGAGGCGCGGAGGCGGAAGCAGTGGCTCGAGGTGGAGAAGGAGCAGAAAAAGGAGGAGGCGGCGAG GTTGGCCCAGGAAGAGAGGGCCCGAGTTGGAGCCGGGGCCAGCCTGGAAGAGGAGGGCCCATCCCGGAGAGGGGACTTTACACGACAAGAATATGAGAGACGGGCACAACTCAAGTTGATGGATGACCTGGAAAAAGTACTACGACCTCGAGGGATGGGGGGTGGGCCTGGAAGAGGGGGTGCCCGTCGGCCCCCTCGACCTCGATCCGGCTGCTGTGATGATTCGGCCCTGGGCCGCAGTCCCCGAGGTCTCTTGG GATCCCGACTTAGTAAAGTGTACTCTCAGTCCACCCTGTCCCTTTCCACTGTGGCCAACGATTCTTCCAACAACCTTGGGGTAAAAAGGCCCACATCCAG GGCTCCTTCTCCATCGGGCCTCATGTCCCCCAGTCGCCTGTTGGGTAACCGTGATCGGGATTGGGAAAATGGGAGTACTGCTTCATCACCAGCCTCTGTCCCAGAATACACAG GTCCCAAGCTGTACAAGGAGCCCAGTGCCAAGTCCAACAAGTACATCATCCACAACGCGTTGGCCCACTGCTGCCTGGCTGGCAAGGTCAACGAATCTCACAAGAACCGTATCCTGGAG GAAATCGAGAAGAGCAAAGCCAACCATTTCCTGATCCTCTTCCGGGACTCGAGCTGCCAGTTCCGAGCACTGTACACCTTCTCTGGGGAGACGGAGGAGATGTCCCGGCTGGCCGGCTACGGCCCCCGCACCATCACCAAGTCCATGGTCGAGGGGATCTACAAGTACAACTCGGACCGGAAACGTTTCACGCAGATTCCCGCCAAGACCATGTCCATGAGCGTGGATGCCATCACCATCCAGGGCCACTTCTGGCAGACCAAGAAGCCCAGTACCCCAAAGAAGCCCAGCACCCCTAAATAG